The Mycobacteriales bacterium genome contains a region encoding:
- a CDS encoding GtrA family protein, giving the protein MRRFGDLLSEASKFGAVGVVNLALDISVFNLLRVAVVSEKPLTAKAISMSLAATSSYFMNRHWTWRDRARTGVRREYVLFMVLSAVGLGLTETCLAISHYVLGFHSVLADNIAANGVGLVVGMVWRFWSFRQWVFLPVEPVAEATADAAHNAPV; this is encoded by the coding sequence GTGCGGCGTTTCGGTGACCTCCTGAGCGAGGCGTCCAAGTTCGGCGCCGTGGGAGTCGTCAACCTCGCCCTCGACATTTCGGTGTTCAACCTGCTGCGGGTTGCCGTCGTCAGCGAGAAGCCGCTGACCGCCAAGGCGATCTCGATGTCGCTCGCGGCCACCTCGTCGTACTTCATGAACCGGCACTGGACGTGGCGCGACCGGGCGCGGACCGGCGTACGCCGGGAGTACGTGCTGTTCATGGTGCTGTCCGCCGTCGGTCTCGGGCTGACCGAGACGTGCCTCGCGATCTCGCACTACGTGCTGGGCTTCCACAGCGTGCTGGCGGACAACATCGCGGCGAACGGCGTCGGCCTGGTCGTCGGGATGGTCTGGCGGTTCTGGTCGTTCCGCCAGTGGGTGTTCCTGCCGGTCGAGCCGGTCGCCGAGGCGACCGCCGACGCGGCGCACAACGCCCCGGTGTGA
- the purE gene encoding 5-(carboxyamino)imidazole ribonucleotide mutase: MTAVVGIVMGSDSDWPVMEAAAVALREFDVAHEVHVVSAHRTPREMLDYGAGAAGRGLRVIIAGAGGAAHLPGMLASVTPLPVIGVPVPLAHLDGLDSLLSIVQMPAGVPVATVGVAGARNAGLLAVRVVAASDESLRARMEDFQRHLAETAKAKDRSLRDRL, from the coding sequence ATGACGGCCGTCGTCGGCATCGTCATGGGCAGCGACTCCGACTGGCCGGTCATGGAGGCCGCCGCCGTCGCGCTGCGGGAGTTCGACGTCGCGCACGAGGTGCACGTGGTGTCGGCCCACCGCACCCCCCGGGAGATGCTCGACTACGGCGCGGGTGCGGCCGGGCGAGGGCTGCGGGTGATCATCGCGGGCGCCGGGGGAGCGGCACACCTGCCCGGCATGCTCGCCAGCGTCACGCCCTTGCCGGTCATCGGGGTGCCGGTGCCGCTGGCTCATCTCGACGGTCTCGACTCGCTGCTGTCGATCGTGCAGATGCCCGCCGGGGTGCCGGTCGCCACGGTCGGCGTGGCGGGTGCGCGCAACGCGGGGCTGCTCGCCGTACGCGTCGTCGCCGCCTCCGACGAGTCGCTGCGCGCGCGCATGGAGGACTTCCAGCGGCACCTGGCCGAGACGGCCAAGGCCAAGGACCGCAGCCTGCGGGACCGGCTATGA
- a CDS encoding hydroxymethylglutaryl-CoA lyase, whose product MSDLPASISLREVGPRDGLQNEDPVPTEAKVALVDALSRTGVRRIEAVSFVHPKAIPQMADADAVWDRIERNPDVRYSALVPNLRGAQRALQAGFTELEAVVSASDTHNRKNVNRSTEESLDDIAQILDRVHAAGGTCQVIVSTAFGCPYEGDVPVQRVVDVVGRAIRDGADSVSFGDTTGMGTPTRVTRLVGELRMAHPDAPLNLHFHNTRGTGLANVLAALELGVADFDASVGGLGGCPYAPGATGNIATEELVHMVEDMGVTTGVDLEAMIEAAAEAERIVGRTLPSQVLRAGPRTRLAG is encoded by the coding sequence ATGTCCGACCTGCCCGCGTCGATCAGCCTGCGCGAGGTCGGGCCGCGCGACGGCCTGCAGAACGAAGACCCGGTCCCCACCGAGGCGAAGGTCGCGCTGGTCGATGCGCTGTCGCGCACCGGCGTGCGCCGCATCGAGGCGGTCAGCTTCGTGCACCCCAAGGCGATCCCGCAGATGGCCGACGCCGACGCGGTGTGGGACCGGATCGAGCGCAACCCCGACGTGCGCTACTCCGCGCTCGTGCCGAACCTGCGCGGCGCGCAGCGGGCGCTGCAGGCCGGCTTCACCGAGCTCGAGGCCGTCGTCAGCGCGAGCGACACGCACAACCGCAAGAACGTCAACCGCTCCACCGAGGAGTCGCTCGACGACATCGCCCAGATCCTCGACCGCGTGCACGCGGCCGGCGGCACCTGCCAGGTCATCGTGTCGACGGCGTTCGGCTGCCCCTACGAGGGTGACGTGCCGGTGCAGCGGGTCGTCGACGTGGTCGGCCGCGCGATCCGCGACGGCGCCGACAGCGTGTCCTTCGGCGACACGACCGGCATGGGGACGCCGACCCGGGTCACCAGGCTGGTCGGCGAGCTGCGGATGGCGCACCCGGACGCGCCGCTCAACCTGCACTTCCACAACACCCGCGGCACCGGGCTCGCCAACGTGCTCGCCGCCCTCGAGCTGGGCGTCGCCGACTTCGACGCGTCGGTCGGTGGGCTCGGCGGCTGCCCCTACGCCCCCGGGGCGACCGGCAACATCGCCACCGAGGAGCTCGTGCACATGGTCGAGGACATGGGCGTCACCACCGGTGTCGACCTCGAGGCGATGATCGAGGCGGCCGCCGAGGCCGAGCGCATCGTCGGGCGCACCCTGCCCAGCCAGGTGCTGCGGGCCGGGCCGCGCACCCGCCTCGCCGGATAG
- a CDS encoding acyl-CoA dehydrogenase family protein, translating into MDFRLSDEHEALRATVAEFARDVVAPRAEELDRTGEFPYEIVARMGEMGLFGLPFPEDYGGMGGDFFALCLAIEELARADSSVAITLEAAVGLGAMPIYRFGSEEQKRTWLPMLCRGEALGAFGLTEPGGGSDAGAARTRAELRDGDWVINGTKAFITNSGTDITRLVTVLCVTGEQPGGRKELTSIIVPVPTEGFRASRKYDKVGWHASDTRELVFEDCRVPEANVLGERGRGYAQFLQTLDEGRIAISALAVGLAQACVDESVKFAREREAFGQPIGTYQSIAFMIADMEMRTHVARAAYYQAAAKLAAGEPVKKEAAIAKLYSSTIAVDNARAATQIHGGYGFMNEYPVARHWRDSKILEIGEGTSEVQRILIARELGLHPTTSLRDAAAAPERR; encoded by the coding sequence GTGGACTTCCGGTTGTCGGACGAGCACGAGGCGCTGCGCGCGACCGTCGCGGAGTTCGCCCGTGACGTGGTGGCGCCGCGCGCCGAGGAGCTCGACCGCACCGGAGAGTTCCCCTACGAGATCGTCGCCCGGATGGGGGAGATGGGCTTGTTCGGGCTGCCCTTCCCCGAGGACTACGGCGGCATGGGGGGCGACTTCTTCGCACTCTGCCTCGCCATCGAGGAGCTCGCCCGCGCGGACTCCTCCGTCGCGATCACGCTGGAGGCCGCCGTCGGGCTCGGTGCGATGCCGATCTACCGGTTCGGCAGCGAGGAGCAGAAGCGCACCTGGCTGCCGATGCTCTGCCGCGGCGAGGCGCTCGGGGCCTTCGGGTTGACCGAGCCGGGCGGCGGTTCCGACGCCGGAGCGGCGCGCACCCGGGCCGAGCTACGCGACGGCGACTGGGTGATCAACGGCACCAAGGCGTTCATCACCAACTCGGGCACCGACATCACGCGGCTGGTCACCGTCTTGTGCGTCACCGGCGAGCAGCCGGGCGGGCGCAAGGAGCTGACCTCGATCATCGTGCCGGTGCCGACCGAGGGCTTCCGCGCCTCGCGGAAGTACGACAAGGTCGGTTGGCACGCCTCCGACACCCGCGAGCTGGTCTTCGAGGACTGCCGGGTGCCCGAGGCCAACGTGCTCGGTGAGAGGGGCCGTGGCTACGCGCAGTTCCTGCAGACGCTCGACGAGGGCCGGATCGCGATCTCGGCGCTCGCCGTGGGCCTGGCGCAGGCCTGTGTCGACGAGTCGGTGAAGTTCGCCCGGGAGCGCGAGGCGTTCGGCCAGCCGATCGGCACCTACCAGTCGATCGCCTTCATGATCGCGGACATGGAGATGCGCACCCACGTGGCCCGCGCCGCCTACTACCAGGCGGCGGCCAAGCTCGCCGCCGGCGAGCCGGTGAAGAAGGAGGCCGCGATCGCGAAGCTCTACAGCTCCACGATTGCGGTCGACAACGCCCGCGCGGCGACGCAGATCCACGGCGGCTACGGGTTCATGAACGAGTACCCGGTGGCCCGGCACTGGCGCGACTCGAAGATCCTCGAGATCGGCGAGGGCACCAGCGAGGTGCAGCGCATTCTCATCGCCAGGGAGCTCGGCCTTCACCCCACGACGTCGCTGCGCGACGCGGCGGCGGCCCCGGAGAGGCGATGA
- a CDS encoding CoA-binding protein: protein MYAEPDAIERVLAMHTWAVVGLSDDPGRAAYDVARFLQARGKRIIPVHPDGGEALGEKAYRSLEEIPEPVDVVDVFRRSEFAGEHADEAIAMGAKAVWFQLGVVDEQAYERVRAAGLDMVMDTCPKIQWAAHGPVS from the coding sequence ATGTACGCCGAACCCGATGCCATCGAGCGCGTCCTGGCCATGCACACGTGGGCAGTCGTCGGGCTGTCCGACGACCCGGGCCGCGCGGCATACGACGTCGCGCGGTTCCTCCAGGCCCGCGGGAAACGCATCATCCCGGTGCACCCCGACGGCGGTGAGGCGCTCGGGGAGAAGGCCTACCGGTCGCTGGAGGAGATCCCCGAGCCGGTCGACGTCGTCGACGTGTTCCGCCGCTCGGAGTTCGCCGGCGAGCACGCTGACGAGGCGATCGCCATGGGCGCGAAGGCTGTGTGGTTCCAGCTCGGCGTCGTCGACGAGCAGGCCTACGAGCGGGTGCGTGCGGCCGGGCTGGACATGGTCATGGACACCTGCCCGAAGATCCAGTGGGCTGCCCACGGCCCGGTGTCATAG
- a CDS encoding UDP-glucose/GDP-mannose dehydrogenase family protein — MTARLRLTVIGTGYLGATHAAAMAELGFDVVGVDVDQAKVDRLSAGEVPFFEPGLEELLRKHVDTGRLRFTTSYSEAGEFGDVHFLCVGTPQKRGEYAADLTYVDAAVASLTPHLREGATVVGKSTVPVGTAERLATHLDGHGPAGVELAWNPEFLREGYAVEDTLRPDRLVFGVRSERGEQVLREVYASVIEAGSPVVVCDLATAQLVKVAANAFLATKISFINAMAEVCETVHGDVKKLSEALSHDSRIGGRFLHAGLGFGGGCLPKDIRAFMARAGELGVDQAVTFLKDVDAINMRRRERMVELARDVVGNGFTGVRVGVLGAAFKPNSDDIRDSPALDVSMRLHRMGAQVTVYDPAAIDNARRSYPDLTYVGSAVEAATDADVVLHLTEWREFRDMDPAVLSGAVRHRRIVDGRNALDPSRWRAAGWTYRALGRP; from the coding sequence ATGACAGCCCGTCTTCGCCTGACCGTGATCGGCACCGGATACCTTGGCGCCACCCACGCCGCGGCGATGGCCGAGCTCGGGTTCGACGTCGTCGGCGTCGACGTAGACCAGGCGAAAGTCGACCGGCTGTCGGCCGGCGAGGTGCCGTTCTTCGAGCCCGGTCTCGAGGAGCTGCTGCGCAAGCACGTCGACACCGGCCGGCTGCGCTTCACCACGTCCTACTCCGAGGCGGGCGAGTTCGGCGACGTGCACTTCCTCTGCGTCGGAACGCCGCAGAAGCGCGGGGAGTACGCCGCCGACCTCACCTACGTCGACGCGGCGGTCGCCTCGCTGACCCCGCACCTGCGGGAGGGCGCCACCGTCGTCGGCAAGTCGACGGTGCCGGTCGGGACCGCCGAGCGGCTCGCGACCCATCTCGACGGCCACGGGCCGGCCGGTGTGGAGCTGGCCTGGAACCCGGAGTTCCTGCGCGAGGGCTACGCCGTCGAGGACACCCTGCGACCCGACCGGCTGGTCTTCGGCGTGCGCTCCGAACGCGGCGAGCAGGTGCTGCGCGAGGTCTACGCCTCGGTCATCGAGGCGGGCAGCCCGGTCGTGGTCTGCGACCTGGCGACCGCGCAGCTGGTCAAGGTCGCGGCCAACGCGTTCCTCGCCACCAAGATCTCGTTCATCAACGCGATGGCCGAGGTGTGCGAGACCGTCCACGGCGACGTGAAGAAGCTGTCCGAGGCGCTGTCGCACGACAGCCGCATCGGCGGCCGGTTCCTGCACGCCGGGCTCGGGTTCGGCGGCGGCTGCCTGCCCAAGGACATCCGGGCGTTCATGGCGCGGGCCGGCGAGCTCGGCGTCGACCAGGCGGTGACCTTCCTCAAGGACGTCGACGCCATCAACATGCGCCGCCGAGAGCGCATGGTCGAGCTCGCGCGCGACGTGGTCGGCAACGGCTTCACCGGCGTACGCGTCGGGGTGCTCGGTGCAGCCTTCAAACCCAACTCCGACGACATCCGCGACTCCCCCGCGCTCGACGTGTCGATGCGGCTGCACCGCATGGGCGCGCAGGTCACGGTCTACGACCCGGCCGCGATCGACAACGCGCGGCGCAGCTACCCCGACCTGACCTACGTCGGCTCGGCGGTCGAGGCGGCCACCGACGCCGACGTGGTGCTGCACCTCACCGAGTGGCGGGAGTTCCGCGACATGGACCCCGCCGTGCTGTCCGGCGCGGTGCGCCACCGGCGCATCGTCGACGGCCGCAACGCGCTCGACCCGTCACGCTGGCGCGCCGCCGGGTGGACCTACCGCGCGCTCGGCCGACCCTGA
- a CDS encoding acyl-CoA carboxylase subunit beta, producing MTDDVPALRATIEKGGAPRYHDANADKGKLFARERIALLVDDGSFVEDGVFANALAGDLPADAVVTGTATVDGRPVALMANDSTVKAGSWGARTVEKIIRIIETAYRLQVPMVYLVDSAGARITDQVEMFPGRRGAGKIFHTQVRASGSIPQVCALFGPSAAGGAYIPAFCDITIMVEGNASMYLGSPRMVEMVVREKTTLEEMGGARVHCSQSGVGHYLAADEREAIDAVRRYLSYLPSNWQGPPPAAASKPAPPTDLRALVPESERQAFDMRRYLGGLLDEGSFFEIHALWAKELTVGFGRLDGEVVGVVANNPMFKGGVLFVDSADKATRFIQLCDAFNVPLVFLADVPGFMVGTAVEKAGIIRHGAKMISAVSEATVPKISVVVRKAYGAGLYAMAGPGFEPDACIALPTAKIAVMGAEAAVNAVYANKIAEIDDEAERERYVEGLRAEYETDIDIVRLAAELVVDDIVEPEDLRSELIRRLAFARSKDRSFSRRRHGVTPV from the coding sequence GTGACCGACGACGTGCCGGCGCTGCGCGCCACGATCGAGAAGGGCGGCGCACCGCGCTACCACGATGCCAACGCGGACAAGGGCAAGCTCTTCGCCCGCGAGCGCATCGCGCTGCTCGTCGACGACGGGTCCTTCGTCGAGGACGGCGTCTTCGCCAACGCGCTCGCCGGCGACCTGCCGGCCGACGCCGTCGTCACCGGTACGGCGACCGTCGACGGCCGCCCGGTCGCGCTGATGGCCAACGACTCCACCGTGAAGGCCGGCTCGTGGGGTGCCCGCACGGTCGAGAAGATCATCCGCATCATCGAGACGGCCTACCGGCTGCAGGTCCCGATGGTCTACCTCGTCGACTCCGCCGGCGCGCGGATCACCGACCAGGTCGAGATGTTCCCGGGTCGCCGTGGCGCGGGGAAGATCTTCCACACCCAGGTGCGGGCCTCCGGCTCGATCCCGCAGGTGTGCGCGCTGTTCGGCCCGTCGGCCGCCGGCGGGGCCTACATCCCGGCGTTCTGCGACATCACGATCATGGTCGAGGGCAACGCGTCGATGTACCTCGGCAGCCCCCGCATGGTCGAGATGGTGGTCCGCGAGAAGACCACGCTCGAGGAGATGGGCGGGGCCCGGGTGCACTGCTCGCAGTCCGGCGTCGGGCACTACCTGGCCGCCGACGAGCGCGAGGCGATCGACGCCGTACGCCGCTACCTGTCGTACCTGCCGTCGAACTGGCAGGGCCCGCCGCCGGCGGCTGCCTCCAAGCCCGCGCCGCCGACCGACCTGCGGGCGCTGGTGCCGGAGAGCGAGCGGCAGGCGTTCGACATGCGCCGCTACCTCGGCGGGTTGCTCGACGAGGGGTCCTTCTTCGAGATCCACGCGCTGTGGGCCAAGGAGCTCACCGTCGGTTTCGGCCGCCTCGACGGCGAGGTCGTGGGGGTCGTCGCCAACAACCCGATGTTCAAGGGCGGCGTGCTGTTCGTCGACTCCGCCGACAAGGCGACGCGGTTCATCCAGCTGTGCGACGCGTTCAACGTGCCGCTGGTCTTCCTCGCCGACGTGCCGGGCTTCATGGTCGGCACCGCGGTCGAGAAGGCCGGCATCATCCGGCACGGGGCGAAGATGATCTCGGCCGTCTCCGAGGCGACGGTGCCGAAGATCTCCGTCGTGGTCCGCAAGGCCTACGGCGCCGGCCTCTACGCCATGGCCGGCCCCGGCTTCGAGCCCGACGCCTGCATCGCCCTACCGACCGCGAAGATCGCCGTCATGGGGGCGGAGGCCGCCGTCAACGCGGTCTACGCCAACAAGATCGCCGAGATCGACGACGAGGCGGAGCGCGAGCGTTACGTCGAGGGCCTGCGAGCCGAGTACGAGACCGACATCGACATCGTCCGGCTCGCCGCCGAGCTGGTCGTCGACGACATCGTCGAGCCGGAGGACCTGCGCTCGGAACTGATCCGCCGTCTCGCCTTCGCGCGCAGCAAGGACCGGTCGTTCTCCCGCCGCCGGCACGGCGTCACGCCGGTCTGA
- a CDS encoding 5-(carboxyamino)imidazole ribonucleotide synthase, whose amino-acid sequence MSDPVTGLPVVGIVGAGQLARMAHQAAIALGLSLRILADRPDDGAALVAADVEVGDYRDRDELLRFAKGCDVVTFDHEHVPPDHLRALVDSGAVVRPGPEALLFAQDKRAMRERLGELGLPVPRWSADPDGLPRPYVAKAVRGGYDGRGVWFVEPGEPLPDVEILVEERVPLARELAAVVARRPSGEVREWPVVETVQSDGICVEVISPAPGLAAQRAVEARTIARTIAESLGVVGVLAVELFETAEGLVVNELAMRPHNSAHWTIEGARTSQFEQHVRAVLDWPLGDTAAVAPWTVMVNVLGGPATDLAASLPATLAADPGVHVHLYGKGARPGRKLGHVTVTGDDLDSLRARARRAADALSGGGG is encoded by the coding sequence ATGAGCGACCCCGTGACCGGCCTGCCCGTCGTCGGCATCGTCGGCGCGGGCCAGCTGGCCCGCATGGCGCACCAGGCGGCGATCGCGCTGGGTCTGTCCTTGCGCATCCTCGCCGACCGGCCCGACGACGGGGCCGCCCTGGTGGCCGCCGACGTCGAGGTCGGTGACTACCGCGACCGCGACGAGCTGCTGCGCTTCGCCAAGGGCTGCGACGTCGTGACGTTCGACCACGAGCACGTCCCGCCGGACCACCTGAGGGCGCTGGTGGACTCCGGTGCCGTCGTCCGCCCCGGCCCCGAAGCATTGCTGTTCGCCCAGGACAAGCGGGCCATGCGCGAGCGGCTCGGCGAGCTCGGGCTGCCGGTGCCGCGCTGGTCCGCCGACCCCGACGGGCTGCCCCGGCCCTACGTGGCCAAGGCCGTGCGCGGGGGTTACGACGGGCGAGGCGTGTGGTTCGTCGAGCCGGGTGAGCCCCTGCCCGACGTCGAGATCCTCGTGGAGGAACGGGTCCCGCTCGCCCGTGAGCTGGCCGCCGTGGTCGCTCGCCGTCCCAGCGGCGAGGTCCGCGAATGGCCGGTGGTCGAGACCGTCCAGAGCGACGGCATCTGCGTCGAGGTGATCTCTCCCGCGCCCGGTCTGGCCGCGCAGCGCGCCGTCGAGGCGCGCACGATCGCCCGCACCATCGCCGAGAGCCTGGGAGTGGTCGGCGTCTTGGCCGTCGAGCTGTTCGAGACCGCCGAGGGCCTGGTGGTCAACGAGCTGGCGATGCGGCCGCACAACTCGGCCCACTGGACGATCGAGGGTGCGCGCACCAGCCAGTTCGAGCAACACGTGCGCGCCGTCCTCGACTGGCCGCTGGGGGACACCGCGGCGGTGGCGCCGTGGACGGTCATGGTCAACGTGCTCGGCGGCCCGGCCACCGACCTGGCCGCATCACTGCCCGCCACGCTCGCCGCCGACCCGGGGGTGCACGTGCACCTCTACGGCAAGGGGGCGCGCCCCGGCCGCAAGCTCGGCCACGTCACGGTCACGGGCGACGATCTCGACTCGCTACGCGCCCGCGCCCGCCGCGCGGCCGACGCACTTTCCGGAGGTGGGGGATGA
- a CDS encoding enoyl-CoA hydratase-related protein, with protein MAAYEHLRLQRHGHVAELTFDRAAAMNALSTAMAEEMAAATGDLAADGDVRAVVLSAAGDRAFCVGADLKERNAFSQADFLHQRTVFRRAFGGVLHLPQPTVAAVHGYALGGGCEFALSCDLVVADDTAVFGLPEVTIGLVPGGGGTQLALRRLGPGRAADLVLTGRRVAVEEAESLGLVDRRVAAGRARDVALEVAQQIATNSPVAVRAAKRALRSGLGLDYAAAMDVEDAAWRTAAFSADRQEGIAAFNDKRRPDWPGV; from the coding sequence GTGGCGGCCTACGAACACCTTCGGCTCCAGCGGCACGGGCACGTCGCCGAGCTCACCTTCGACCGGGCGGCGGCGATGAACGCGCTGTCGACCGCGATGGCCGAGGAGATGGCCGCGGCGACCGGCGACCTCGCGGCGGACGGCGACGTGCGTGCGGTGGTCCTCTCCGCCGCGGGTGACCGAGCCTTCTGCGTGGGTGCGGACCTCAAGGAGCGCAACGCCTTCAGCCAGGCCGACTTCCTGCACCAGCGCACGGTCTTCCGCCGGGCGTTCGGCGGCGTGCTGCACCTGCCCCAGCCGACGGTCGCGGCGGTCCACGGCTACGCGCTCGGCGGCGGCTGCGAGTTCGCGCTGTCCTGCGACCTCGTCGTCGCCGACGACACCGCGGTGTTCGGCCTGCCGGAGGTGACGATCGGCCTGGTGCCGGGCGGTGGCGGCACGCAGCTGGCCCTGCGCCGGCTCGGGCCCGGGCGGGCCGCCGATCTCGTGCTCACGGGGCGGCGTGTCGCCGTCGAGGAGGCCGAGAGCCTCGGCCTGGTCGACCGCCGGGTCGCCGCGGGCCGCGCGCGCGACGTCGCGCTGGAGGTGGCGCAGCAGATCGCGACGAATTCACCGGTCGCCGTCCGCGCCGCGAAACGGGCGCTGCGCAGCGGCCTCGGGCTCGACTACGCGGCCGCGATGGACGTCGAGGACGCCGCCTGGCGGACTGCGGCGTTCTCCGCCGACCGCCAGGAAGGCATCGCGGCCTTCAACGACAAGCGCCGGCCCGACTGGCCGGGGGTGTGA
- a CDS encoding acetoacetate--CoA ligase, protein MVLEGDLLWQPSPERVARSRMTVFLDRHGFASYDDCWQWSIAQPGRFWAALAADFDVRWHAAPGEPLAVDSMPGAVWFPGGTLNYAEHALRAPGGVVFACEDGRAVELTADELRARVASVAAGLRELGVGRGDRVAALLPNCPEAVVGFLATASIGATWSSCSPDFGATGVADRFTQITPTVLLTVDGYRYNGRAVDVRATVETLRGRLPGLRATVLLPYLDPAAVLEGALAWSDLEAETAELVFEPVAFDHPLWILYSSGTTGLPKPIVQGHGGILLEHLKALALHSDLGPDDRFFWFTTTGWMMWNYLVSGLLVGATIVLYDGSPGHPDMGALWRLAERLGVTYFGTSAPYIQACMNADVRPRDLADLSGVHTVGSTGAPLPPEGFAWVLDAVGDDLLVASVSGGTDLCTAIVGSCPVLPVHAGELQCRLLGAAVAAYDAAGRPVVDELGELVITRPMPSMPVRFWGDDDGSRLREAYFATYPGVWRHGDWIRITPRGTCVIYGRSDSTLNRGGVRMGTAEFYRVVEALPGVDDSLVVDVGDRLLLFVVGTVDDDLRAAIRDACRRELSPRHVPDAIEAVAAVPRTVNGKKCEVPVKRILSGVPVDQAVSEGAMANPEALATFVAMAASGQAR, encoded by the coding sequence GTGGTCTTGGAAGGCGATCTGCTCTGGCAGCCGTCCCCCGAGCGGGTGGCCCGGTCGCGGATGACCGTGTTCCTCGACCGGCACGGCTTCGCGTCGTACGACGACTGCTGGCAGTGGTCGATCGCCCAGCCGGGACGGTTCTGGGCGGCGCTCGCGGCGGACTTCGACGTGCGCTGGCACGCCGCGCCCGGCGAGCCGCTGGCCGTGGATTCGATGCCCGGAGCGGTGTGGTTCCCGGGCGGCACCCTCAACTACGCAGAGCACGCGCTGCGCGCGCCGGGCGGGGTGGTGTTCGCGTGCGAGGACGGGCGCGCCGTCGAGCTGACCGCCGACGAGCTGCGTGCCCGGGTGGCGTCGGTCGCCGCCGGGCTGCGCGAGCTGGGGGTCGGTCGCGGCGACCGGGTGGCGGCACTGCTGCCCAACTGCCCCGAGGCGGTCGTCGGGTTCCTCGCGACCGCCAGCATCGGCGCGACCTGGTCGTCGTGCTCCCCGGACTTCGGCGCCACCGGCGTCGCGGACCGGTTCACCCAGATCACGCCCACCGTGCTGCTGACGGTCGACGGCTACCGCTACAACGGCCGTGCAGTCGACGTGCGGGCCACCGTCGAGACGCTGCGCGGGCGGCTCCCCGGCTTGCGGGCGACGGTGCTGCTGCCCTACCTCGACCCTGCGGCCGTGCTCGAGGGTGCGCTCGCCTGGTCGGACCTCGAAGCCGAGACCGCCGAGCTGGTCTTCGAGCCAGTGGCGTTCGACCACCCGCTGTGGATCCTCTACTCCTCCGGCACGACCGGGCTGCCCAAGCCGATCGTGCAGGGGCACGGCGGCATCCTGCTCGAGCACCTGAAGGCGCTCGCCCTGCACAGCGACTTGGGCCCGGACGACCGGTTCTTCTGGTTCACCACGACCGGCTGGATGATGTGGAACTACCTCGTCTCCGGCCTGCTCGTCGGCGCGACGATCGTGCTGTACGACGGCAGCCCCGGCCACCCGGACATGGGCGCGCTCTGGCGGCTGGCCGAGCGGCTCGGCGTCACCTACTTCGGCACCTCCGCCCCCTACATCCAGGCCTGCATGAACGCCGATGTCCGCCCGCGCGACCTCGCCGACCTGTCGGGGGTGCACACGGTCGGGTCGACGGGTGCGCCGCTGCCGCCGGAGGGGTTCGCGTGGGTCCTCGACGCGGTCGGCGACGACCTCCTGGTCGCCTCGGTCTCCGGCGGCACCGACCTCTGCACGGCGATCGTCGGCTCGTGCCCGGTGCTGCCGGTCCACGCCGGTGAGCTGCAGTGCCGGCTGCTCGGGGCGGCGGTCGCGGCCTACGACGCCGCCGGCCGGCCGGTGGTCGACGAGCTCGGCGAGCTGGTCATCACCCGGCCGATGCCGTCGATGCCCGTCCGCTTCTGGGGCGACGACGACGGGTCCCGGCTGCGGGAGGCCTACTTCGCGACCTACCCGGGCGTCTGGCGGCACGGCGACTGGATCCGCATCACCCCGCGGGGCACGTGCGTCATCTACGGCCGGTCCGACTCGACGCTCAACCGGGGCGGCGTACGGATGGGGACCGCGGAGTTCTACCGGGTCGTCGAGGCGCTGCCCGGGGTTGACGACTCGCTCGTGGTCGACGTGGGCGACCGGCTGCTGCTGTTCGTCGTCGGCACGGTGGACGACGACCTGCGCGCGGCCATCCGCGACGCCTGCCGGCGGGAGCTCTCGCCCCGGCACGTGCCCGATGCGATCGAGGCGGTCGCCGCCGTGCCGCGCACCGTCAATGGCAAGAAGTGCGAGGTGCCGGTCAAGCGGATCCTGTCCGGCGTGCCCGTCGATCAGGCCGTCAGCGAGGGGGCGATGGCCAACCCCGAGGCGCTGGCGACGTTCGTCGCGATGGCCGCGTCAGGCCAGGCGCGGTAG